In the genome of Rhodocyclaceae bacterium, the window TGGATGGACCGCAACTTCTTCCGCCGCGTCGAGATCTGCGTGCCGATCCTCGACCTGCGCCTGAAGCGCCGGATGATCGCCGAGGCGCTGCGGCCGTACCTGCGCGACAACCTGCAGTCCTGGGAGATGAACGGCGACGGCGTCTACCGCCGGCGCAGCGCATCGCGTGCGCGGCCGTACTCCGCGCAACAGGCCCTGCTCGCCGAGCTCGCGCAGTCGCCACTGCCGGACACGGGCCGGTAGCGCGGCGGCCGGGCGCGGCGCGCGGAGGCCCGATGGCTATCGAAACCGAACTGCGCTTCCAGCTCGACGCCGCACGCGCGCGTGCGATCCTCGCCGAGCCGCGGGTCGCTGCCGGGTTGCGCCGCCAGCCGCTGTCGAGCATCTACTTCGACACACCCGACTTCGCGCTTGCCGGTCGCCGGGCAGGCCTGCGCCTGCGCCGGGTCGGCCGGCGCTGGGTGCAGACCTTCAAGTGCGAGCTGCCCGACGGGCCCGAGCACCGGCGCGGCGAATGGGAATGGACGGTGCCGCGCGCGGTGCTCGACCTGGACGTGCTCGCCGATACCCCGCTCGCCGACTGGTTCGCGAAGCCGCGCAATCGCGAGGCCCTGGCCCCTGTCTTCGAGACCCGTTTCACCCGCGCGAGCGCGCTGGTCGACCATGGCGAAACGTCGATCGAGCTCGCGATCGATCGCGGCAACGTGATCGCGGGCGAGCGCAGCGACCCGATCCTCGAGCTCGAGCTCGAACTCAAGGGCGGCCCGGTCGACGGGCTGTACGCCTTCGCACTCGAACTCAACCGCGACCATGCGCTGATGCCCGAGCCGCGCAGCAAGGCCGCCCGCGGATTCATGCTGTCGACCGGTACGAAGCGCGCACCGATGCGCGCACCGAAGCTGCAGCTCGATGGCGAAGCGACGGCGGAACAGGCATTCGTGTCTGTGATGCTCAACTGCCTGGCGCAGCTGCAGGGCAACGCGGCTGGCGCGCGCCTGGGCGATGACCCGGAGTACGTGCACCAGGCGCGCGTCGCGCTGCGCCGGATGCGCTCCACGCTGGTGACGTTCCGGCGCGCGATCCCGCGTTCATGCAGCGACGGCATCTCGACCGAGGCGCGGCGGCTCGCCTCGGCGCTGGGTGCCGCCCGCGACCTCGACGTGTTCGAGGAAGGCACGCTGGCGCCGCTCGCGGCGGCTGGCCATGCGACGCGGCTGGCCGGTGCGTTCGAACGCCTGGACACGCTGCGCCGGCAGGCGCGGCAGCAGGCCGCCGCGGCGCTGTCGGCGCCCGGCTACACGGCGTTCGTGCTGCACCTGCTGCGCTGGATCGACAGTGCACCCTGGCGGGCTGCGCCCGCGCCCGCTGCTGCCGCTACCGCCGCACCCGCCGTGGCGGTCGTGGCGGTCGCTGCGAAGCCAGGCCCCGCGAAGGCGGATCCTGGTCGGGATGCCGCGGAGCACGCCGAGGGGCGGCGCCAGAAGTCCGGCATCCGCCGCTTCGCGGCGGGCACGCTCGATCGCCGCCATCGCGCGGTGGTCGCGATCGGCGGCAGGCCGTCCGGGCTGGATGCCGAGGCGCGCCATGAACTGCGCATCGCGGTGAAGAAGCTGCGCTACGCGGCCGAGTCGTTCACCAGCCTGCAGGGCGGCAAGTCGGAGAAGGCGGCCGGTACCTACCTGGCTGCGATGGCATGGCTGCAACAATCGCTCGGGATCCTAAACGACATGGCGACGGGTGAAGCGCTGGTTGCGGGCGGGACGGGCGGTCCGTTCGACGGTGCGATCGACGAGGCAGGGCTGGCCCTGCTGTCCGGATGGCGCCTCGGCCTGTGCACGGCCGTACTCGACGATGCCGACCGCGCGTGGAACCGGTTTCGCGAAGCCGACCGGTTCTGGTGACGACGAAGGAGCCCTGACACGATGAACCTGATCCTCTGGCGGCATGCCGAAGCCGAAGACGACAGCAACGACCTGGCGCGTGCGCTCACCTCGAAGGGGCAGCGGCAGGCCAAGCGGATGGCCGCCTGGCTCGAGGCACGGCTGCCCGACAAGTACAAGGTGCTCTGCTCGCGCGCCCGGCGCTCGCAGGACACGGCGCGCGCACTGACCGACAGGTTCAAGGTCGATGCGAACCTCGACCCGGGCGCCTCGTACGCGTCGCTGCTGGCGGCGGTCGACTGGCCGCACGGCAGCGGCACCGTGATCGTCGTCGGCCACCAGCCGACGCTGGGCGCGGTGGCCGCGACGGTGCTCGCCGGCGAGCCCGCTGGCTGGACGATCCGCAAGGGCGCACTGTGGTGGATCTCGTACCGGGAACGCGACGCGGGCGGCGAGACGTCGCTGCGGGTCGCGATGTCGCCCGACCTGCTCTGAGCATCGGGCAGGCGCGGCCGGCGTAACATCGGCCGCATCGGGCAGGGCTGCCCGGTAGCAGAGGAGCGCCGCATGTTCGAATCCGCCGAGGTTGGCCATCGCATCGACCGCGAGGAGTACCGCCAGCGCGAGCCCGCGCTGCGGGCCGCGCTGCTGCAGGCCCAGCTCGACCTCGGCGCACTGAAGCGCTTTCCGGTGCTGATCGTGGTCGGCGGCGTCGACGGCGCGGGCAAGGGCGAGACGGTCAACCTGCTCAACGAGTGGATGGACCCGCGCCATATCGACACCCATGCATTCGGCGCGCCCTCCGACGAAGAGGCCGAGCGGCCGCGCATGTGGCGCTTCTGGCGGGTGCTGCCGTCGAACGGCCGCATCGGCATGCTGTTCGGTGCCTGGCATTCGCAGCCGGTGCTCGACCGGGTGTACCGGCGTACAGGCAGCGACCGCTTCGAACAGCAGCTGCAGGAAATCGAGCGGTTCGAACGGATGCTCGCCGACGAGGGCGTGCTGCTGCTGAAGTTCTGGTTCCACCTGTCGAAGAAGGACCAGCAGGCGCGGCTGAAGGCGCTCGAGAAAGAGCCGCTGACGCGCTGGCGGGTCACCCGGGAAGACTGGCACCGCTTCGACAAGTACGACCGCTTCCGCAAGGTGTCCGAACTGCTGGTGCGGCGGACTTCCACCCCGGCCGCGCCGTGGATCGTGGTGGAGGGCGTCGACGAGTGCTACCGCGCGCTGACCGTCGGCGAGACGCTGCTCGCCGCGATGCGCCAGCGCCTGGACGGGCCAGGCACCAACCCGCCGTCTGCCACCCCCACCCCCACCGCGCAGCCTGCCCCGAGGCTGCCCGCGATCGACCGGCGCGACGTGCTGTCGATGCTCGAGCTCGACCAGCCGATGACGCGCGAGGTCTACGAGCCGGCGCTCGCATTGCTGCAGGGCCAGCTCAACCGGCTGTCGCGCGACGTGAAGTTCCGCAAGCGCGCGGCCGTCGTGGTGTTCGAAGGCAGCGACGCGGCCGGCAAGGGTGGTGCGATCCGCCGCATCACCGCCGCGCTCGATGCCCGCTATTACCACGGCATACCGGTCGGTGCGCCGAACGAGGAGGAACGCGCGCATCCCTACCTGTGGCGTTTCTGGCGCGACCTGCCGCGGCGCGGGCGCTTCGCGCTGTTCGACCGCTCATGGTACGGGCGCGTGCTGGTCGAGCGGGTGGAGGGCTACTGCAGCGAGGCCGACTGGCGCCGCGGCTACGGCGAGATCAACGAGTTCGAGGGCGAGCTCGATGCGCACGGCGTCATCATCGCCAAGTTCTGGCTGCAGGTGAGCAAGGAGGAGCAGTTGCGCCGCTTCCGCGACCGCGAGCAGGTGGCGTTCAAGAACTTCAAGATCACGGCCGACGACTGGCGCAACCGCAAGCGCTGGGCGGCCTACCACCAGGCCGTGTGCGAGATGGTCGATCGCACCTCGACCGACGTCGCGCCGTGGACGCTGGTCGAGGCGAACAACAAGCTCTACGCCCGGATCAAGGTGCTGGCGACGCTGGTCGAACGGGTCGAGCAGGCGCTGTAGGCCGGTACCGGGCCGCGCCGGCTGCTGCGGTTACGGATACATCGACCAGCCGACCCGGTCGGTGCGCGCGCGGAACAGGTGTCCCTCGGTGGTGGTGACGAACAGCGTCTTCATGTCGGCGCCGCCGAAGGCGCAGTTGGTCGGGCGGATCGCCGGCACCGGATGCGTCTCCAGCACCCGGCCTGTCGGTGAGAACACGTAGATCATCGGCCCTGCGCCCGCCACTTCCCAGCCGGCGGTGGCCACGATGTTGCCGTCGCGGTCCAGGCACATGCCGTCGATGCCGCGGTGTACGCCGCGTGCATCCTCGCCCCAGGTGAACAGCGTCCTGAAGGTGCCCAGGCTGCCGTCGTCGAGGATCGGGTAGGCGCGCAGTTCGCGCGGTACGCCTTTCGCATAGCCGCTCTCGGCGACATACAGCGTGCGCTGGTCCTGCGACAGCAGCACGCCGTTGGGCATGGTGGTGTCGAAGGTCACGCGCGTGGTGGTGTAGCTGCCGTCGGGCTGCGGGTCGCAGCGCAGCACCGACTGGTCGGGCAGTTCCGTCTGCTCGGTCTTGTCCCAGTTGCCGGCGTTGATCGGGTTGCTGAACCAGATGCGGCCCTCGCGGTCGATCGCCAGGTCGTTGGGCGTGTTGAGCCGATTGCCGTCGATGCGGTCGGTGACTACGGTCGTCTCGCCTTCGACCAGTGACGTACCGTCGAAGCGCAGCACCGAGCGCCCGCCCGAGCTGCAGCCGAACAGCCGGCCTTCGCTGTCGAAGGCCAGGCCGTTGGTGCGGTTGGTGCCGGTGCGCCAGGGGGTGATCGAGCCGGTCGCGATGTCAAGACGCAGGATCGTGCTGGCCTGTATGTGGGTGAACAGCAACTGCTCGCCGTCCCATACCGGGCCTTCGGTCAGTGGCACGCCGCGCGGCGGCTTCATCAGCAGTTCGAAGGTCCAGCTCATCGGGTTGCCTCCTTCATTCTCGTGGTTTCCGCCGTTCAGCCCAGCAGCACCAGTGCCCAGGTGATCGGCACGTTGACCAGCGCGACCATCACCGCAGCCGAGCCGATGTCCTTCGCGCGCTTGGCGAGCGAATGGTCGTCGAGCGATACCCGGTCGACGGTAGCCTCGACCGCCGAATTCAGCAGTTCGACCACCAGCAGCAGCATCACCGACCCCACCATGAGCGCGCGTCCGGCACCGCTGGCCGGCAGGAACAGCGCGAGCGGTACCAGCACCGCCGCCAGCAGCACCTCCTGCCGGAACGCCGCCTCGTTGCGGTAGGCGGCGGCCAGCCCGGACATCGAATAGCCGAACGCATTGACGATGCGACGCAAGCCACTGCGTCCCTTGTGCGGGCTTTCTGCCCCGGGCCGGGGTTCCGTGGGCTGTTCGGCCATCCGGGTCAGGTTCAGCCCATGACGGCCGCATAGGCCGCCGAATCGAGCAGCCCGGTCGTCGCCAGCGCATCCGGCGCCGCCTCGACGCGCACCAGCCATGCCCCGTACGGGTCGGCGTTCAGCGACTCCGGGCTGTCGCGCAGCGCCTCGTTCACCTCCACTACCGTGCCTGCCACCGGCGCATGCACGTCGGAGGCGGTCTTCACCGACTCGATCACCATGAACGGCTCGCCCGCGACCAGCACCGCACCCGGCTTCGGCAGATCGGCGAACACCACGTCGCCCAACGCATCCTGCGCGAACGCCGTAATGCCGATCTCGACCCGGCCAGGCGCAAGTTCACGGGCCCACTGATGGGTCGGGATGTAAAAACGATCGGCAGGCGGAGGCGGCATCAGAAAATCCGGGTCAGACACGCATTAAAGAATCAGGGTCAGACACGGATTATTTCGAAAATCCGGGTCAGATACGGATTATTTCGTGTCGGACGGGAAAAGCGTGTCTGACCCGGGTTTTCCAGAGTCCGGGCCAAAACCCGGGTCAGACACGGGTTTGGGGGAGGAGGGGCACGCGCTCGTGCAGGCCGAACTGCTGTTCCAGCCACGCGCCGGCCGCCAGCAGCCGGTGTTCGGAACGCGGTGGCCCGATCAGCTGCATGCCGACCGGCAGGCCGGCGGCGGTGAGGCCGCAGGGCACCGCCAGCGACGGGCAGGCGGTGACGGTGATCGCATAGGTCATCATCATCCACTGGTAGTAGAAGCCGAAGCGCACGCCGCCGAACTCGTCGAGCTGCTGCTGCCGCGCATCGAAGGCCGGGCTGATCGCCACCGGGCACAGCAGCAGGTCGTGGTCGTCGAAGAAGCGCACCACGCGCCGCGCGATCGTGGCCTGAGCGACGTCGGCCTCGACTACCTCGCGTGTGCTTCGAGCGAGGCCCTGCTCGGTGTTCCAGACCACGTTCGGCGACATCCGGTCGCGGTGCTGGTCCATGATGTGCGCGAGCCGTCCAACGTAGAGGAAGCTGCGCAGCACCTGGAACACGAGGTCGGCGTCCTGCAGGTCGGGGCAGGCCTCTTCGACGCGTGAACCGGGTACCTGCATCGCGCTCGCGGTGGTTCGGCAGAGGCGCGCGACCTCCGGGTCGACCATCGGCGCGATGCCGAGGTCGGTGCTGAAGGCGATGCGGGCCGGCAGCGCCGGCGCGCGGGCCGCGGACAGGAACGTGCGGGCCGGGGCCGGGCGCGACAGTGGATCGGCCCCGAGTTCGCCGACCTGGCAGTCGAGCATCAGCGCGACATCGGCGACGGTGCGCCCCATCGGGCCTTCGACCGACAGCGGCGAATACGCCTGGCGCTGGATGCGCGCGACCGTGCCAGCCGTCGGACGCAGGCCGACCGTGCCGCAGAACGACGACGGTATCCGGATGCTGCCTGCAAAGTCGTTGCCGGTGGCGAGCCAGACCTGGCCGGCGGCCAGCGCCGCGGCGGAGCCGCCGGACGAGCCGCCGCAGGTCTTCGTGGTGTCCCACGGGTTGTACGTGGTGCCGAACACCTCGTTGTGCGTGGTGCCGCCGGCCGCGAACTCGGGCAGGTTCGACTTGCCGATCACGATCGCACCCGCGGCCTCGAGCCGGTCGACGACCACGTCGTTGGCCGGCGCAATGCGATGCTCGAAGGCCAGCGACCCGCTGGTGCAGCGCACGCCGCCGACGTCGATGTTGTCCTTCACCGCGATCGGCAGCCCGTGCAGTCTGCCGAGCGTGCTGGGCGATCCGCCGGGCGCGGCCATCAGCCGCTTCGCATGGTCGCGTGCGCGGTCGAGGCAGAGCGTGGGCAGCGCATTGAGCGTGCCATCGGTGGCCGCGATACGCGCGGCGGCCGCCTCGACCAGGTCGAGCGGCGAGACTTCCCGGCGCTCGAGCAGGTCGACCGCAGCGCAGGCTGTGAGGCGGGTGAGTTCGGTCATCTGAGGGTGGCGGAGGGCGGCAGAGGGCGCAGCGAGCATGGCGATCCGTTGCGGACGACGCAGTCAGCCATCCGCCGGGGCGTGGATTGTCGCATTGCCGGCGCCGCCGGTGCGGCTTGACACCCCGGCCGATGTCCACGGACACAGGTTGACGATATAATTTCGGGTTATTCCGCATGGCGTCATTCCCCACGACATACCCCGTGGGGCTGCGGCAACCCACAGGCAACGACCGGTACCGACGGAGAGTCACTCGATGAGCGCGCAGCACGGAGAAGGTTCAGAAGGCCACGGCACCGAAAGCCAGGGCCTGATCAACACGCCGAAGCAGTTGATCACGGTGGTCGTGGCCTCGTTCCTCGTGCCGATCATCGGCATCGTGCTGCTGGTGTCGTTCGTCACCGGCGCCAAGAACACCGAGCCGGCGGGCAGCCAGGCCAAGGCCGCTGCGGTCATCGCCGATCGCATGCGTCCGATCGGCCAGGTCTGGATCGCCGGCGAAGAGCCCCCGGCCGGCGCGATCGCCGTGGCCGCCGTGGCAACGGCCAAGGCCGAGAAGACCGGTGAAGAGATCTACAAGGCGGTCTGCGCCGGCTGCCATACCACCGGTGCCCTGAATTCCCCCAAGCTCGGCGACAACGCCGCCTGGGCGAAGCTGATTCCCGAGGGCCATGCCGCGCTGACCAAACAGGCGATCGCCGGCATCCGCCAGATGCCGGCACGCGGCGGCAACCCCGCGCTGACCGACATCGAGATGAGCCGCGCCGTGGCCTACCTCGCGAACTCCGCCGGCGCCAAGTTCAAGGAGCCGCCGGTTGCTGCACCGGCTGCACCCGCTGCACCGGCCGCCGCTGCCGCTGCGACGACCGTCGCGGCGGTTGCACCTGCCGCTGCTGCCGCACCGGCCGCTGGCGCGGTCGATGGCGAAGCGGTCTACAAGCAGGCCTGCGCGGCCTGCCATGCGGTGGGTGCCGCCGGTGCGCCGAAGAGCGGCGACAAGGCCGCCTGGGCGCCGCGCATCAAGAAGGGCGAAGAGGCGCTGGTCGCCTCGGCCCTGAAGGGCATCGGCATCATGCCGCCCAAGGGTGGCAACGCGTCGCTCACCGAAGCGCAGATTCGCGCCGCGGTCGCCTACCAGATCAAGACCAACCGCTGACGCGTCACTCGGTCGGTATCTTCGCCGCGACGCGTTCCTGCGCGATCGCGGCGAGCTTGCGCCTCTGCGCGCGCAGTTCCGGACCGTCCGTCCCGCCGGCCTCGCCGGATGCGACGAACGGCTCGATCGGTTCCAGGAAATGCAGCTCGGCGCGCAGTCCCTGTGCGCCTGCGATGCGCCACATCGACACCAGCAGCGAGACATCGTCGATGTACGCCGGCACATCGCTGCGCATGCCAGCCTCGTCGACATAGCGGATCGCCACCGGATGCACCCGCGCCTGCGCACCGACCGCCGGCTGGAACAGCGATGCATGGAACGGCCGCACCACCGAGCCGTCGGTGGTCGTGCCCTCCGGAAACACCGCGATGCGCTCGCCCGACACCGCCAGCCGCGCGATGATGCGGTCGTTGACCTTGCGCGTGTCGGTGCGCCGGGCGCGCTCGATGAACAGCGTGCCGACGCGCGCCGCCAGCCAGCCGAACACCGGCCAGCCGCGGATCTCCGACTTCGCCACGAACAGCGTCGGGCAGACCGCGTTGATCACCCAGATGTCGAGCCAGGACACATGGTTGGCCGCGATGAACACCGGCGCATCGTCGCTCGGCAGTTCGCCATGCACGTCCAGGCCGATGTCCATCACGTCGAGCAGCGCCGCCGACCAGGGTTGCATGTGGCGGTTGCGCAGGCGCACGTCGGGGCGATCGAGCACGAACAGCGCGACCAGCAGGCCGCGCACCATCAGCGCCGTCGCGCGGGTGATGCGCCAGGTGCGGACGAAGGCGCC includes:
- the gcvH gene encoding glycine cleavage system protein GcvH gives rise to the protein MPPPPADRFYIPTHQWARELAPGRVEIGITAFAQDALGDVVFADLPKPGAVLVAGEPFMVIESVKTASDVHAPVAGTVVEVNEALRDSPESLNADPYGAWLVRVEAAPDALATTGLLDSAAYAAVMG
- a CDS encoding CHAD domain-containing protein, whose translation is MAIETELRFQLDAARARAILAEPRVAAGLRRQPLSSIYFDTPDFALAGRRAGLRLRRVGRRWVQTFKCELPDGPEHRRGEWEWTVPRAVLDLDVLADTPLADWFAKPRNREALAPVFETRFTRASALVDHGETSIELAIDRGNVIAGERSDPILELELELKGGPVDGLYAFALELNRDHALMPEPRSKAARGFMLSTGTKRAPMRAPKLQLDGEATAEQAFVSVMLNCLAQLQGNAAGARLGDDPEYVHQARVALRRMRSTLVTFRRAIPRSCSDGISTEARRLASALGAARDLDVFEEGTLAPLAAAGHATRLAGAFERLDTLRRQARQQAAAALSAPGYTAFVLHLLRWIDSAPWRAAPAPAAAATAAPAVAVVAVAAKPGPAKADPGRDAAEHAEGRRQKSGIRRFAAGTLDRRHRAVVAIGGRPSGLDAEARHELRIAVKKLRYAAESFTSLQGGKSEKAAGTYLAAMAWLQQSLGILNDMATGEALVAGGTGGPFDGAIDEAGLALLSGWRLGLCTAVLDDADRAWNRFREADRFW
- the pap gene encoding polyphosphate:AMP phosphotransferase, which gives rise to MFESAEVGHRIDREEYRQREPALRAALLQAQLDLGALKRFPVLIVVGGVDGAGKGETVNLLNEWMDPRHIDTHAFGAPSDEEAERPRMWRFWRVLPSNGRIGMLFGAWHSQPVLDRVYRRTGSDRFEQQLQEIERFERMLADEGVLLLKFWFHLSKKDQQARLKALEKEPLTRWRVTREDWHRFDKYDRFRKVSELLVRRTSTPAAPWIVVEGVDECYRALTVGETLLAAMRQRLDGPGTNPPSATPTPTAQPAPRLPAIDRRDVLSMLELDQPMTREVYEPALALLQGQLNRLSRDVKFRKRAAVVVFEGSDAAGKGGAIRRITAALDARYYHGIPVGAPNEEERAHPYLWRFWRDLPRRGRFALFDRSWYGRVLVERVEGYCSEADWRRGYGEINEFEGELDAHGVIIAKFWLQVSKEEQLRRFRDREQVAFKNFKITADDWRNRKRWAAYHQAVCEMVDRTSTDVAPWTLVEANNKLYARIKVLATLVERVEQAL
- a CDS encoding SMP-30/gluconolactonase/LRE family protein, which codes for MSWTFELLMKPPRGVPLTEGPVWDGEQLLFTHIQASTILRLDIATGSITPWRTGTNRTNGLAFDSEGRLFGCSSGGRSVLRFDGTSLVEGETTVVTDRIDGNRLNTPNDLAIDREGRIWFSNPINAGNWDKTEQTELPDQSVLRCDPQPDGSYTTTRVTFDTTMPNGVLLSQDQRTLYVAESGYAKGVPRELRAYPILDDGSLGTFRTLFTWGEDARGVHRGIDGMCLDRDGNIVATAGWEVAGAGPMIYVFSPTGRVLETHPVPAIRPTNCAFGGADMKTLFVTTTEGHLFRARTDRVGWSMYP
- a CDS encoding diacylglycerol kinase gives rise to the protein MAEQPTEPRPGAESPHKGRSGLRRIVNAFGYSMSGLAAAYRNEAAFRQEVLLAAVLVPLALFLPASGAGRALMVGSVMLLLVVELLNSAVEATVDRVSLDDHSLAKRAKDIGSAAVMVALVNVPITWALVLLG
- a CDS encoding 1-acyl-sn-glycerol-3-phosphate acyltransferase; this translates as MSCADRRGAFVRTWRITRATALMVRGLLVALFVLDRPDVRLRNRHMQPWSAALLDVMDIGLDVHGELPSDDAPVFIAANHVSWLDIWVINAVCPTLFVAKSEIRGWPVFGWLAARVGTLFIERARRTDTRKVNDRIIARLAVSGERIAVFPEGTTTDGSVVRPFHASLFQPAVGAQARVHPVAIRYVDEAGMRSDVPAYIDDVSLLVSMWRIAGAQGLRAELHFLEPIEPFVASGEAGGTDGPELRAQRRKLAAIAQERVAAKIPTE
- a CDS encoding cytochrome c5 family protein, translated to MSAQHGEGSEGHGTESQGLINTPKQLITVVVASFLVPIIGIVLLVSFVTGAKNTEPAGSQAKAAAVIADRMRPIGQVWIAGEEPPAGAIAVAAVATAKAEKTGEEIYKAVCAGCHTTGALNSPKLGDNAAWAKLIPEGHAALTKQAIAGIRQMPARGGNPALTDIEMSRAVAYLANSAGAKFKEPPVAAPAAPAAPAAAAAATTVAAVAPAAAAAPAAGAVDGEAVYKQACAACHAVGAAGAPKSGDKAAWAPRIKKGEEALVASALKGIGIMPPKGGNASLTEAQIRAAVAYQIKTNR
- a CDS encoding histidine phosphatase family protein, with product MNLILWRHAEAEDDSNDLARALTSKGQRQAKRMAAWLEARLPDKYKVLCSRARRSQDTARALTDRFKVDANLDPGASYASLLAAVDWPHGSGTVIVVGHQPTLGAVAATVLAGEPAGWTIRKGALWWISYRERDAGGETSLRVAMSPDLL
- a CDS encoding amidase, coding for MTELTRLTACAAVDLLERREVSPLDLVEAAAARIAATDGTLNALPTLCLDRARDHAKRLMAAPGGSPSTLGRLHGLPIAVKDNIDVGGVRCTSGSLAFEHRIAPANDVVVDRLEAAGAIVIGKSNLPEFAAGGTTHNEVFGTTYNPWDTTKTCGGSSGGSAAALAAGQVWLATGNDFAGSIRIPSSFCGTVGLRPTAGTVARIQRQAYSPLSVEGPMGRTVADVALMLDCQVGELGADPLSRPAPARTFLSAARAPALPARIAFSTDLGIAPMVDPEVARLCRTTASAMQVPGSRVEEACPDLQDADLVFQVLRSFLYVGRLAHIMDQHRDRMSPNVVWNTEQGLARSTREVVEADVAQATIARRVVRFFDDHDLLLCPVAISPAFDARQQQLDEFGGVRFGFYYQWMMMTYAITVTACPSLAVPCGLTAAGLPVGMQLIGPPRSEHRLLAAGAWLEQQFGLHERVPLLPQTRV